CCTGGCCCCGGGTGCGGTGCGGGGCCGGCACCACGGGGTGTGCAGGAGGGTGACGGTCGCCGGATCGATGCGCAACTGTTCCGTTTCCTCCTGGGCAAGCTGCGCTCCGTGGCCGGAAAATGGCGGCAGCAGCTGGACAGTTTGACCATCGGACGGAGCCGCCGTGCACTCCCCCAACGACGCCATCGACGCGCTCGACGGAAAGTTGATCAGACTTCTCAGCGAGGAACCGCGGATCGGCGTGCTGGAGTGCTCGCGCCGGCTGCAGGTGGCGCGCGGGACGGTGCAGGCCCGGCTGGACCGGCTGCAGGCGAAGGGCGTGATCGGCGGGTTCGCCCCGCAGGTGGACCCGGGGGCGCTCGGCTATCCGGTGACGGCCTTCGCCACGCTGGAGATCTCGCAGGGCCAGGGCTCCGACGTCCGGGCCCATCTGGCCGCCGTCCCGGAGGTGTTGGAGCTGCACACCATCACCGGGCAGGGCGACATGCTGGTCCGGATCGTGGCCCGGTCCAACGCGGACCTGCAGCGGGTGATCGACCGGGTGGTGGGCTTCGACGGGATCGTCCGGGCCTCCACGGCCATCGCCCTGGAGAACCCGGTGCCGTACCGGATCCTGCCCCTGGTGGAGCAGGCCGCCCGGGAGTGACCGGGGCGGCCGTGAGTGGCCGGGCGGCCGAGGGTGGCCGGAGCGGCCGAGGGTGGCCGGAGCGGCCGGCGGCCCGCCCGGGCCCGGGATCAGGACGACGCGCAACTCGGCACGTTGCCGCCGCTGTTGAGCGCGTTGAGCGAGGCGACCGCGTCCTCGACGGTGGTGACCGGGATCAGCCGCAGACCCTCGGGGGTGTTGACCCGGGCCTCGCCGCACTCGTCCCGGGGCACCAGGAAGACGGTGGCGCCGTCCCGGGCGGCGGCCTGGGTCTTCAGCGGGACGCCGCCGACCGGACCGATCCGGCCCTGCGCGTCCACCGTGCCGGTACCGGCGATCACCTTGCCGCCGGTGAGGTCGCCGCCCTTGCCGTCGCCGTCGAGCTTGTCGATGATGCCGAGCGCGAGCATCTGGCCGGCGCTGGGGCCGCCGATGTCGCCGAGGTAGATCGAGACCTTGACCTGCTCGGGCGACAGGTGCAGGTAGTTGAGGGCCGCCAGGGTGGCGCTGTCCTGCGACTCGGTCATCTGCCGCTCGGACTCCTGGTGGGCGTCCTGCGGGTCCTCCTCCGGGTAGACGGCCTCCGAGGGCAGCACCGCCTCCTCCTGGTTCCACCAGGCGTCCAGGGCCCGCCACAGGGTCAGCGTCTGGCCGGGGTTGGTGGCCTGGATGGTGACCATGCGCAGCTGCCCGCTGGTCGTCCTGACGGGTGCTCCGGTGATGGTGATGACCGGTCGGGGCGGTTCGCCGCTCCCGGGCGGGCTGTAGCTGCCGAGGGTGTCCACGGTGAGGCCCGGCTGGGTGAGCGTGTACGGGAGCGGGGCGAACGCCCCCACCGCGAGGAGGACGCCGACCAGCGTCCCGCACAGCGCCAGCGCGCGGGTCTTGGGAGCGGTGAGGGCCGGGGGCAGCTTGGCAGGAGACACATCCGCATCCAAACACACCCGGCCCGCGCCGTGTCAGCGCAGCGCGTCGGCCACCTCGGTGGCAGCCTCGACCACGCGCGGCCCGACCCGTTCGGGCACCAGACCGTTGAGCATCACCACGCCGACGCTGCCCTCGATGCCGCTCAGTCCGAGCAGGGCGGCGGCGGCGCCGCTGGCCCCGGACTGCTCCTCCGCGCGGGTGATCACGAAGCCCTGGTCGGGCCGGCGCTGGCCGGGGAAGTTGCGGGCCTCCAGGATCGCCCGGCCGGCCGCGCTCTCGCTGAGCGGGTGGCGCAGGCCGGTCCGGTAGGCGACGTGGAAGTCGGTCCAGGTCGGTTCGACCACGGCGACGGCCAGCGCCTCGTTGCCGTCCACCAGGGTCAGGTGGGCGGTGGCGCCGAGGTCCTCGGCGAGGCTGCGCAGGGCCGGCAGGGCGGCCTCGCGGAGCAGCGGGTGCACCCGGTGGGCGAGCCGGAGGACACCCAGGCCGACCCGGGCCCGGCCGCCGATGTCCCGGCGGACCAGACCGTGCTGCTCCAGGGTGGCCAGCAGGCGGTAGACCACCGTCCGGTTGACGGCGAGGCGGGCGGCCAGCTCGGTCACGGTCAGGCCGCGCTCGGAGTCGGCGAGCAGTTTGAGGACCCGGACACCTCTGTCCAGGGTCTGGGAGGTTTCAGCAGTCACGACGCGCAAGTCCTTTCCGCGACGGTCGCCGGCCGGCGGTGGTGCCGGTGCCGGGACGGAGAATTCGCGCGCAGGTGGGGTGTCCGCGCTGGAACGCACGCGGTGGCGCCATTGCCGTCCACGTCGTTCTGCGGTGCTCTGCCCGGGTCGGGGTGGTCGGTTCGAGAGAGCGTGGGGGAAAGGTAGTGAACGGGAGTGGCGCGGGGGAAGTAGTTGTCCAAAATCCGATCGGGATCGACGCGTTATCGAAATGAAAATCCGGGCGAAACCACCCAAGAGGACACCACAAAGGGAACACCAGTTCGATAACACTCCGGAGTCCGGACACCTGGCTCGACGCCGGGGGTCGCCGGAGCGGACCCGGAAGGGCCCGCCGGGGGCAGGGGGGCGGGCAGCGGACCGGGGAGGCACCCACCGCACGCCGCAGCACGCCGGCGCGAGCAGGGCGTGATCCGAGCAGGTTCGGAGCGGGTTCGGAGCGGGTTCGGAGCGGATGGCGAGCGCGAGATCCGGCCACCGGCGCGGCGCGCGGGCTCAGAACAGGTTGCGGGCGATCGTCCAGCCGGCCGCGGCGGTCAGCAGCACGGCGATGGCGGGCGGGCTGAGCCGCAGCCGCCAGCGGCGTCCGGCCAGGCCGTGCCGGAGCCAGGTGAGGTAGAGCGCCGCCACCAGCGGCAGGGAGAGCAGCAGGGCCGCGTTGTCCTGCCAGGCCGCGGCCAGGTCGCCGTGCAGCAGGTCGTACGCCATGCGGGTGCCGCCGCAGCCGGGGCACTGGAGGCCCGTCAGCCGGCGCCAGGGGCAGAACGGGAGGAACTGGCCGGACAGGTGCGGGTCCCGCGGCCACAGGTAGGCCGCCCCGGCCAGGCCGGCGCCGAGCAGCGCCAGCGGAGGCGCGGCCGTCCGCAGCCGCTCCGCACGCGGACCGGACGCCAGGCCGGACATGGGCCCGGACGACGGGCCGGCCGCGCCGGGAACGCCGCCACCCCCGCCCCCGGTGCGGTCACCGGGACGGGGGTGCGGGCGTGGGCGCGAACCCGGACGCAACGTCAGCCGCGGAGCTTGCGGCCCTGGGCGTCGGTGCGGGTGTCGCTGACCAGGAAGATGATGCCGTCGATCAGGGCCCAGAAGCCCAGGCCGCCGCAGGTCAGGAGCTGGGCGACACCCATGCCGACGTGGCCGGTGTAGAAGCGGCCGATGCCGAACCCGCCGAGGAAGATCTGCAGCAGACCGGCCACGACCTTCGACTTGTCGGACAGCTCGGGGGTGGGGTTGGCGTAGGACACGGTTGGTTCGACTCCTTAGTGACGGCATGCCACGGACGTACGGTCGGACGGGACCACGTGGCGGGACAGGGCCGTCTCGTCATGCGATGGATGTGCCGGGGCGCTCACCTCGAAGAGATCGTCAGGCGCCGCAGCACGCGGAAGATTAGCGGATCATCAGACCAATGTCTCCACGGTTATTTTGCGATCACATGACGAACGACCCGCCCCCCGATGAACCGGGGGACGGGTCGATGACAGGTCGGGAACGAAGGACTGGTGCGGCGTCAGCCTTGGCCGGCCGGAGTCAGCTCCTGCTGGCCGACGTCAGCCCTTCGTGGCCCATTCGCGGATCCGCCCGATCCGCGCCTTGAGCTGGTTCGCCGTCGCCTGGGCGGTGATCGGTCCGCCGCACTGCCGGCGCAGCTCGTTGTGGATGGTGCCGTGCGGCTGGGTGGTGCGGTGGTGCCAGGCGGCGACCAGCGCGTTGAGCTCCTTGCGCAGCTCGCGCAGTTCCTGATGGGTCACCACCGGCCGCTGCTCGGCGGGCAGCTCGATCAGGTCGGCCTCCTCGGCGGGCCTGGCCTTGGAGCGCTGGATCTGCCGGTGCTGCCGCTTCTGCAGCAGCATCTGCACCTGGTCCGGCTCCAGCAGGCCCGGGATGCCGAGGTAGTCCTCCTCCTCCTCGCTGCCCGGGTGCGCCTGCATGCCGAACTCCATGGCGTTGTACAGGACCCGGTCGAAGACCGCGTCGCTGCCCAGCGCCTCGTAGGAGAACTCCTCGCCGCCGGCGGTGTCCGGCCCGTCGTTGGCCCGCTCGGCCTCGGCGAGCAGCCGGTCCTCCTCGTCGAAGAGGCCCTCGCCCTCCTTCTTCGGCCGGTCCAGGACGTGGTCGCGCTGCAGCTCCATCTCGTTGGCGAAACCGAGCAGCATCGGGATGGTCGGCAGGAACACCGAGGCGGTCTCGCCGCGCTTGCGGGCACGCACGAAGCGGCCGACGGCCTGGGCGAAGAACAGCGGGGTGGAGATCGAGGTGGCGTACACGCCGACGCACAGCCGGGGCACGTCGACGCCCTCGGACACCATCCGGACCGCGACCATCCAGCGTGAGGTGCCCGCCGCGTAGTCGGAGATCCGCTGGGAGGCCTCGGCCTCGTCGGAGAGGACCAGGGTGACCTTCTCGCCGCTGATCTCGCGGAGCAGCTTGGCGTAGGCGCGGGCCACGTTCTGGTCGGTGGCGATCACGAGGCCGCCGGCGTCCGGGATGGCCTTGCGGACCTCGCTGAGCCGCCGGTCGGCGGCCTGCAGCACGCTCGGGATCCACTCGCCCTGCGGGGAGAGCGCGGTGCGCCAGGCCTGGGCGATCAGGTCCTTGGTCATCGGCTCGCCGAGCCGGGCCTCCAGCTCGTCGCCGGCCTTGGTGCGCCAGCGCATGTTGCCGCTGTAGGAGAGGAAGATCACCGGACGGACGACGTGGTCGGCCAGCGCGTGGCCGTAGCCGTAGGTGTAGTCGGCGACCGACTTGCGGATGCCGTCGCCGCCCGCCTCGTACTGGACGAACGGGATCGGGTTGGTGTCCGAGCGGAACGGCGTACCGGTCAGCGCGAGCCGCCGGGTGGCCGGCTCGAAGGCCTCGAAGCAGGCCTCGCCCCAGGACTTGGAGTCACCGGCGTGGTGGATCTCGTCCATGATCACGAGGGTCTTGCGGGCCTCGGTCCGGTTCCGGTGCAGCATCGGGTTGACGCCCACGCCGGCGTAGGTGACCACGATGCCCTGGTACTCCTTGGACAGCGGTCCCGAGGAGTACGCCGGGTCGAGCCTGATGCCTATCCGGGCGGCGGCCTCCGCCCACTGCTTCTTCAGGTGCTCGGTGGGCGCGACCACCGTCACCTGCTGCACCAGGTGGTTGTGCAGCAGGTAGGAGGCCAGGGTGAGGGCGAAGGTGGTCTTACCGGCGCCCGGGGTCGCCACCGCGAGGAAGTCGCGGGGCTGCTTCTCGATGTACTTGTCCAGCGCGCCCTGCTGCCAGGCGCGCAGCTTGCCGGCCGTACCCCAGGGGGCACGGCCCGGGAAGGCGGGCGAGAGGTGGTGCGAGGAACCGGCCTGCGACGGGCGCGGCGCGGTGGGGTGCACGGGGTGCGGCGCCGGATGCGGCGCGACGTCGGAGAACAGCGGGGTCATCGGCGAGGAGGCGGCAGTACTCACGGTCTCCGATTGGGGTCGTCGCAGGTCAGAGCAGGTATGGAAGCCCCGGCCCGCGGTCGGACGGCGGTCGTACAACCCGCCCAGCCTACCGGCCCGCGGAGCGTTGCCGGCGCGCGCCGCGCTCAGCCCGCGCCGGGCCGCGCCCCTTCGGCGAGCCCGCTGAGCCGGTCCGCGATCGCCCCCACCTCGGCCACCTCGCCGGCGGCCACACCGACCACCAGGTCGTACGCCGCGTCCTGGTCGATCCCGGCCATGTCGACCCCGTTGAGGTCGAGGAAGACCACCGCCGCCATCCAGGCGGTGCGCTTGTTGCCGTCCACGAACGGATGGTTGGAGGCCAGCGAGTGCAGCAGGGCGGCGGCCTTCTCGAAGAGCCCCGGATAGGCCTCCACCCCGAACATCTGCGAGCCCGGCCGGTGCGCCGCGGAGGCCACCAGCCCGAGGTCCCGCACCCCCACCTCCTGGCCCTGGCAGGCGTACTCGGCCAGCTCCAGGATCTCCAGGACTGTCAGGTACCTCACTCCCCCAGCCGCCTCAGCAGGTCGGCGTGCCGGGCCGCGTACTTCGCCCCCAGGCGTCGCACGTCCTCCCGCCCGGACTCCTCGTCCAGGTAGCGGTCGATCGCCCGCAGCACCACCGCGTGCATGCTCCGGCCCTCCTCCTCGGCGCGCCGGCGCAGGGCGTCCTGCTGTTCCTCGGTCAGTCGGAGATTCATCGCCATACCCGGCATGGTAGGAGCAGTGGGGTCATTCCGGTACCACTTTTCCGGGCCCCGATGTGACCGGGATCACCCGGTCCGGACGGAGGAATCCCGCCGAACCCGGTAAGGGTCCGCGCCCCGGCCGGTCTCCTCCTTCGGCGGGGCTGCCACGGGGGCGGCGACCGCACCGGGAGGCAGCATGTCCACGTCCGTCGTCGTCGAGCAGGCCGTCCGCGCCCGGCTGGTCCTCGGCACACGCCGCTCCGCCGCGCTGCGGGTCACCCTGCGCTACCGGCTGGACGACCCGCTGGCGGTGTGGCTGCTCTTCCCCGCCGAGTACGCCCTGGAGGGCGAGCCGGACGGCGGCGCCGGGACCGGGCCGGTCGAGGAGGTCCCCTGGGTGTTCGCCCGGGAGCTGCTGGCGGCGGGCCTGCGCGGCCCCGCCGGGGCCGGCGACGTGCACCTGAGCCCCGGCGCCGAGTGGACCCTGGTCGAGCTGCGGGCGCCCGAGGGCACCGCCCTCGTCCGCTTCCGCACCGAGGACCTGCGCCGCTTCCTCGCCCGCACCCTGGACGCCCTCCCCGAGGGCCGCGAGTTCGACCACCTCGACCCCGACCGCGCCCTCGCCGCGCTCCTCGGCTCCTGACCGGCCCGAGCCCGCGCCCGTGACGGCGGCCCCCGCCCTATACCGACAGCTTCCGCATCAGCCGCACCCCCTGCGCCGGCGTCATGTGCGGCAGGTACGCCTTCCCGATCGCCCGGGTGATCGCCGCCAGCGCCGCCGGGTCCGGGTACGTCATGTACATCGGCCGGTACTCCGGCTGGAACTTCGCCTTGAACGCCAGCAGCGACCGGAACCCGTACACCGGCTCCAGCACCCGCCCCATCCAGTCCAGCATCCGCTGCAGCGCCGTCGGCTCCCCGCCCCGGTCGGAGCGGGCCAGCGGCGCCCCGGAGAGGCTGAGGAACCGCGCGCCCTCCTCCTTGAAACCCAGCGCGGCGGAGGCGATCAGGAACTCCATCACCCCGCGGAACCCCTCCGACCGGCGGCGCATGAAGTCCAGCGTCCAGCCCACCGGCTCGCCGTCCCCGTACACCGGCATCCAGCTGGTGAGCCCGTGCACGGTGCGGTCCGCGTCCACGGCGACCAGCACCCGGACCGCCGGGTCGTCCAGCTCGTCCAGGCCGCCGAGGGTGAACCCCATCTCGGGCAGGCCCTTGTCGGAGACCCACTCCTCGGAGATCGACCGGATCTGGTCCTTGATCGCGATCGGGGCGTCCCGGTAGGTGTACCACTCGGCGGTGATGCCCTGCTTGCCGGCCTTGTTGAGGGAGGTCCGGATGTCCTGCCACTTCTTCCCGGTGAAGGCGAGGTCGGGCAGCGCCACCACGGTGTCCTCCGCGACCTGCAGCGAGCGCCAGCCGAGTTCCTCCGCCACGTCCAGCACCAGCTCGGTGCAGCTGTAGAAGCAGGGCGTCCAGCCCCGGGTGTCGCAGTACGCGGCGAACCCGGCGACCGCCCGCCGCCGCGCCTCCGGCTCGCCGAACGGGTCGCCGGTGGTGAGCGCCACCGGCGCCATGCCCACCGTGGCCAGCACCCGGTACGGCACGGCGGCCTTCCCGTCCCCGTCGAACCAGTAGTGGTTGCCGTCCCAGGTGGAGAGGAAGGAGAGCGTCGAGCCGCCGTGCCGCACCAGCAGCTCCCGGGCCCGCTCGGCGGCCTCGGCGTCCTCGTGCACCACCGGCCGGCGGAAGGCCAGCACCAGCGCCACCAGGGTCACCACCCAGAAGAACAGCCCGCAGTAGGTCTCCAGGAACCGCGCCCCGCCGCCGACCGCGATCGGGTAGTCCGGCAGCAGGTCGTTGTACGAGGGCGGCAAGAGCTCGGAGGGCAGGCCGACCAGGAACGCCCCGAAGCCCGGCCGCGGCTGGTACTGGTCCCGGACCAGCCACCCGATCCCGGCGTACGCCACGCAGCTGACCAGCAGCGCGCCGCCGACCACCAGGGCGAGCCGCCGGGTCACCCGGCGCGGCAGCCGCTGGTCGAAGCTGCGCCGGGTGACGGTCTGCAGCACCAGCATGGCCACCGGGAGCAGCAGCGCCTCCCCGATCAGCTCGAACAGGTAGCCGGTGCCGCCGGTGTCGGCGAACTCGTCGTAGCTGAGGGCGAGCAGCCAGCAGAGCACCGCGATCCAGGCGAGTTCGGTGATCACGGTGAGCCGCCAGGCGAGCCGGAGCCCGCGGCGCAGTCCCTCGGCGAGCACCAGCAGGACGACGGGGACGAGGGCGGCCATCAGCCGGCCGGGCGAGTCGAAGAACCGGTCCACCGAGTGGGCGCGGGCGCAGGCGTCGGCGGACTGCTCGCAGGCGATCCGGATCTCCTCGCTGGAGGGGACGTGCGAGAAGTACAGGTCGCCGAGGGTGTTGAAGGGTCCGATGGCGTCCTGGTAGAGCGAGGCGACGAGCGGGCCGATGGCGGCGGCGGCCAGGCAGAGGGCGACCAGGACCCGGGTCTCGGCGTGCGAGGCGCGCCGCGGCCGGGCCGGCAGCCTGTGGTGCAGCAGGGCGCCTAGGGCGAGTCCGATCAGCGCGCCGGCGAACCGCTGGACGCTCTGCAGGTGGCCGATGTACAGCATCATCACCAGCGGGACGAGGACGGTCAGGAGCCTCAGCCGGCGGCGCCAGAGCACGGTGAGCCGGTAGCTGAGCACCCCGGCGAGGGCGAAGGCGCCGGCGCCCGGACTGACCGCGATCTGGTGCTCGATCTCCTTCATCCAGCCGACGTCGGCGGAGACCCCGACCCGGACCACGGCGGTGCCCAGCAGGGTGCCCAGCACCTGGCCGGTGACCAGGACGCCGGCCGTGAGCGCGGTGCCGAGCCGGGTCTCGGCGAGCGGTCCGATGACGGCGAGCAGCAGGCTGATCACCACGTACGCGCCGGGGCCGGAGCACCACAGCAGGGAGCTGAAGGGGGTCCACCAGCGGCCGGCCTCCAGGGTGGGGAGGCCGACGCCGACGTGGGCGAGCAGCGTGGGGTCGGGTCCGTCGTCGAGGCTGGCGGTGGCGGCGCCGACCACCCAGAGCGCGATCACCAGGGCGATGGTGAGCGGTGCGGTGGTCAGCCGCTCCCAGAGCAGGCGGAGCAGCCGCAGCCAGCGCCGGCCGCCGTACTCGGCGGGCGGGGTGACGGGGGCGGCGTCGGTCATCGGATGAGTCCTGTCTGCTGGGCCAGCCAGGGGACGTTGTTCGCCAGCCCGGCTCGGAAGGTGTTCCAGTCGTGTCCGCCGGGGACGGTCTCGAACTTCGCCTTCATCCCGGCCTGGACGGCGGCGTTGTAGACCTTCTGCTGCTGCGGTCCGAACTCGCCGTCGCTGTTGCCGACCACGAAGGCGGCGGCGGTGTCGGGAAAGCGCTGGCGGGCCATCACGTGGAGCGGGTCGACGGCGTTGAAGGCGGCCTCGTCGCCGCCGAAGGCCTCCTGGACGGTCTGCTCGTGGCTGCCGAGGGTGGGTTCCTGCTGGCCGGAGATGTCCAGGAAGGAGCCGTAGACCTGGGGGGCGTTGACGGCCAGTTGGAGGGAGCAGGTGCCGCCGAGGGAGAGGCCGCCGATGGACCAGGCGCCGCGGCCGGTGCCGGTCTGCAGGTGGTCCTTGATCCAGTTCGGGACGTCATCGGCGAGGTAGGTCTGGGCCTGGGCGATCCTGGAGTTCATGCAGAGGCTGTTGCCCCAGGTGGACCCGGTCTCGTCGGCCACGACCACGATCGGGGCGAGGCCGTCGTGGGCGGCGGCGAAGGAGTCCATGGTGGTCTGCAGGGCGCCGGAGTTGACCCAGTCGGCGGGTTCGCCGGGCTGGCCGGCCATCAGGACGAGGACGGGCAGCAGCGGGCGGGGGCTGGTGTAGTAGGCGGGCGGCAGGTAGACGTACGCGTCGCGGGCCTGGAAGCCGGACTTGGTGCCGGGGATGGGGACGCTGGACAGGGTGCCCTTCTCGGGGAGGTCGGCGGGGCGTTTCCAGACCTCGGAGAGGGTCTTGCCGGGCGGGACGGCGACGGTGTTCGGGTCCCGGCCGGTGGGCAGGGCATGGGTCTCGGGGGAGAGCATGGCGCGGAGCGTCGGGTACTCCTGGTAGAAGCGGTTGACCTGCGAGGAGGCCATCACCACGACCACCACGGCCAGGCCGATCACGCCGAGCCGGGTGCGCCAGCGCATCGGTGCCCCGGCGGCGGGCACCAGGCGGGCGACGGCGAGGCAGAGGGCGAGGACGGCGAGCCCGACCCAGGAGGCGACCTCGTCGGGCAGGCCGTCGGGCCAGGGCTGCCACCAGTCGTCGATGGTGAACTTCACCAGGACGGTCAGGACGGCGGCGGCCACCAGGGCGCAGGGCAGCCGGACGGTCCACCAGTGCGGGAGGCCGGAGACGGCCAGGGCGACGAGGGCGGCGAACCCGAGCACCAGGATGATGTTCGGGATGGCGCCGTCGATCAGCGACCAGTCGAGCGGGTTCCAGGTCATCTCGGCGCGGTCCTCGGCTCAGGCCCGCACGGCGCGGACGAGGTGGGCGAAGACCACGACGTTGCCGTCGTAACCCTCGGGCTCGCGGTAGCCGCCGCCGCAGGTGATCAGCCGCAACTGGGCGTCGGGGGCGGCGGCGTAGACCGTGTGGTCGGGGAAGTCGCTGCGGCGGTAGGTCTCCACGGCGTCGACGGTGAAGTGGGCGCTGGAGCCGTCCTGGCGGGTCACCTCGAGGTGGTCGCCGCGGCGGAGGTCGCCGAGGCGGTAGAAGACGGCGGGGCCCTGCCGGGTGTCCACGTGGCCGGCCATGACGGCGGTGCCGCGCTGGCCGGGGGTGGTGCCGGCCCGGTACCAGCCGGCGAGGTTGGGCTCGGCGGGGGGCGGGGGTTCGAGGTGCCCGTCGGGGTCGAGGGCGAGGCCGGTGACGGGGGCGTCCACGCCGAGGGCGGGGATGCGGATCCGGGTGGGCGGGGAGGGCGGCAGCGACGGGACGACCGGGCGGGCGGCGTCGGCGCCGGGGGCGGCGAGGGCCTGGGCGGCGGTGGGTGCGGGGGGCAGGCCGTGGCCGCCGCCCTCGTTGATCATCCACGCTCCGAGCACCAGCGCCGTTCCGGCCGCCAGCGTGCCCGGCCAGGGACTCCTGCCCGGTTGCCCGCCCACCGTCACTCCCCTCTGACACAGGTTCAGGCCAGTGAATCCGTGCCGTCGTGGGGCGGCACTCCGGCGGCACCGTCCGGGTGACGGTCGCCGGTCAAGGCCGCTGGGGTGGGGGCGGCGCGGCCGCGGCGCAGGCGGGGACGGGTGAGGAGGCCCTCGGCGCCGGCGGCCGCGGTGGCGATGGCGGGCAGTTCGGTGGGCTTGTCGTAGAGCGCGAAGCGGGGGCGCCAGTCGGGGTGGAACCGGGCGTGCGACCGGTACAGGGACTCGCGGCGCCACCAGCGGACCAGGAGCCGCAGGACGGCGCGGACCAGGCGGAGCAGCAGGCCGCCGGCGGCGGGGCGGGCGCGGCGCTGCTCGGCGGTGCGGAAGGCGGCGTAGTTGAGGGAGACCCGGGTGACGTGGAGGTCGCCGCGGGCGGAGGCCAGCAGCACCTCGGTGATCAGGTACTCGGCGAGGCCCTCGTCGGATTCGCGGTCGCGGCGGATCAGGTCGAGGGTCAGGCCGTGAGCGCCCCAGGGGACGAGGTTGAGCAGGGCGCAGACGCGGTCGTTCTCGTCGCGGCACTCGGCGAGCAGGCAGTCGCCGTCGTCGGGGTCGCCGAGCCGGCCGAGGGCGGTGGCGAAGCCGCGTTCGGTGCGGCCGTGCCGCCAGGCGTCGGCGAGCCGGGCGAGGTCGGCGAGTTCGGCCGCGGGGATGTCGCGGTGGCGGCGGACGAGGGCGCGGTAGCCGGCGGCGCGGACCCGGTCGCGGGTCTCGCGCAGGGGGGTCATGGCCTGCCCGGTGAGGGTGAAGCCGGTGGTCTCGACGACGGCCTCCTCACCGAGTTCGACGACGTGCAGGCGGGCGTGCCGGGCGTAGGCGGCGCTGCCGCGCCGGCCGGCGCCGGTGACGGCGGGGATCCAGGCGTTGCCGCGGGCCTGGTCGATCCAGGCCTCGATGGCGCCGGGCCAGTGCTCGGGGGCGCCGACCGGGTCGCCGGAGACCAGCGAGACGCCGTTGACCACGCGGTGGACCACGGCGGCCTCGCCGGTCGGGGACCAGCAGGCGGCCTTGTCGCGGCGGAGGGCGAAGTAGCCGAGCGAGTCGCCGGCGCCGTGCCCGTCCAGCAGGGCGCGGAGCCGGCGTTCGTCCTCGGGGCGCAGCCGGAGCCGTCCGCGCGGGGAGCGGAAGAGCACCCGGAGGGAGAGCAGCAGCAGGGCGGCGCCGAGGAGGTTGAGCCCGAGGTCGACCCAGCCGGGGACGTCGAT
The window above is part of the Kitasatospora sp. HUAS MG31 genome. Proteins encoded here:
- a CDS encoding alpha/beta hydrolase, which gives rise to MTWNPLDWSLIDGAIPNIILVLGFAALVALAVSGLPHWWTVRLPCALVAAAVLTVLVKFTIDDWWQPWPDGLPDEVASWVGLAVLALCLAVARLVPAAGAPMRWRTRLGVIGLAVVVVVMASSQVNRFYQEYPTLRAMLSPETHALPTGRDPNTVAVPPGKTLSEVWKRPADLPEKGTLSSVPIPGTKSGFQARDAYVYLPPAYYTSPRPLLPVLVLMAGQPGEPADWVNSGALQTTMDSFAAAHDGLAPIVVVADETGSTWGNSLCMNSRIAQAQTYLADDVPNWIKDHLQTGTGRGAWSIGGLSLGGTCSLQLAVNAPQVYGSFLDISGQQEPTLGSHEQTVQEAFGGDEAAFNAVDPLHVMARQRFPDTAAAFVVGNSDGEFGPQQQKVYNAAVQAGMKAKFETVPGGHDWNTFRAGLANNVPWLAQQTGLIR
- a CDS encoding class F sortase; protein product: MINEGGGHGLPPAPTAAQALAAPGADAARPVVPSLPPSPPTRIRIPALGVDAPVTGLALDPDGHLEPPPPAEPNLAGWYRAGTTPGQRGTAVMAGHVDTRQGPAVFYRLGDLRRGDHLEVTRQDGSSAHFTVDAVETYRRSDFPDHTVYAAAPDAQLRLITCGGGYREPEGYDGNVVVFAHLVRAVRA
- a CDS encoding bifunctional lysylphosphatidylglycerol flippase/synthetase MprF, coding for MTDAAPVTPPAEYGGRRWLRLLRLLWERLTTAPLTIALVIALWVVGAATASLDDGPDPTLLAHVGVGLPTLEAGRWWTPFSSLLWCSGPGAYVVISLLLAVIGPLAETRLGTALTAGVLVTGQVLGTLLGTAVVRVGVSADVGWMKEIEHQIAVSPGAGAFALAGVLSYRLTVLWRRRLRLLTVLVPLVMMLYIGHLQSVQRFAGALIGLALGALLHHRLPARPRRASHAETRVLVALCLAAAAIGPLVASLYQDAIGPFNTLGDLYFSHVPSSEEIRIACEQSADACARAHSVDRFFDSPGRLMAALVPVVLLVLAEGLRRGLRLAWRLTVITELAWIAVLCWLLALSYDEFADTGGTGYLFELIGEALLLPVAMLVLQTVTRRSFDQRLPRRVTRRLALVVGGALLVSCVAYAGIGWLVRDQYQPRPGFGAFLVGLPSELLPPSYNDLLPDYPIAVGGGARFLETYCGLFFWVVTLVALVLAFRRPVVHEDAEAAERARELLVRHGGSTLSFLSTWDGNHYWFDGDGKAAVPYRVLATVGMAPVALTTGDPFGEPEARRRAVAGFAAYCDTRGWTPCFYSCTELVLDVAEELGWRSLQVAEDTVVALPDLAFTGKKWQDIRTSLNKAGKQGITAEWYTYRDAPIAIKDQIRSISEEWVSDKGLPEMGFTLGGLDELDDPAVRVLVAVDADRTVHGLTSWMPVYGDGEPVGWTLDFMRRRSEGFRGVMEFLIASAALGFKEEGARFLSLSGAPLARSDRGGEPTALQRMLDWMGRVLEPVYGFRSLLAFKAKFQPEYRPMYMTYPDPAALAAITRAIGKAYLPHMTPAQGVRLMRKLSV